In Oscillatoria sp. FACHB-1406, the DNA window GTGTATAGTAATTTTGTCAATGCCGAGTAGTTGACCGGCTCTTTAGGAATTCTGCGTGTTGCAAAATTGCGTTGAAGAGGAATAAATCGTTGAGTTTTTATTGCCTTAATTCTCAATAACGCTTGCGCTTAATAAAACAGAAAGTAGGGTGCGTTAGCGGAGCGTAACGCACCATTTCCTGAACTTAAAATCAAGAGAAATCTATTTTATTTTCGCCCGATTTAATTAAAGCCTCTACTTTTTTTTCAGATACTTCTCCACCGCATTCACGTCCTTATCGCCGCGCCCGGAACAATTAATCACAATCCGAGGACTGCCGGTTAATTGCGGGCAGAGAAACTCTAAATAAGCAAAGGCATGGGCAGTTTCCAACGCTGGAATAATCCCTTCGAGTTGAGCGACGCGCTGGAAGGCTGCGATCGCTTCGGTATCCGTAACGCTATAATACTCTGCGCGCTTCGTCTCCATCAAATAGCTGTGTTCCGGGCCGACTCCAGGATAATCCAACCCCGCACTAATTGAATGCGCCTCAATCACTTGACCCTCATTATCCTGCAACAGGTAGCTCATTGCCCCGTGCAACACCCCCGGACTGCCTTTCGTCAGCGTCGCCGCGTGCTTGTCGGTATCCGTCCCTTCGCCCGCTGCTTCCACACCAATCAACCGTACCGACGGTTCATTGATAAACTCGTAAAATAAGCCCATTGCATTGGAACCTCCGCCGACGCAAGCCACTAAAATATCGGGCAAACCCTGCCATTTTTCCTGACATTGCTGGCGCGTTTCCGTACCGATAACGGCGTGAAAATCGCGCACCATCATTGGGTAAGGGTGCGGGCCTGCCACCGAACCGAGGATATAATGGGTTGTGCCGACATTCGTTACCCAATCGCGAATCGCTTCGGAGGTGGCATCTTTGAGCGTTCCCGTTCCCGCTTCTACGGGTTGTACCGTTGCACCGAGTAAACGCATCCGAAAGACGTTCAACGCTTGGCGTGCCATATCCTGAATGCCCATGTAAATGACGCATTCCATCCCAAAGCGCGCGCAGACGGTTGCTGTGGCTACACCGTGCTGTCCCGCCCCGGTTTCGGCAATGATGCGCTGTTTGCCCATGCGTTTGGCAAGCAGGATTTGGGCGAGGGCGTTGTTAATTTTGTGCGCGCCGGTATGGTTTAAATCTTCGCGTTTGAGGTAAATTTGCGGTCCGGAACCATCGGGTTTTGCATACTGCACGCTCAAGCGTTCGGCAAAGTAGAGGGGACTCGGCCGTCCGACGTAATCTCGCAACAATCCTTGCAGTTCGTCTTGAAAATCGCGATCGCGCCGATATTTTTCGTAAGCTGCTTCCAGTTCGCTGAGGGCGGGCATGAGCGTTTCGGGAACGTATTTGCCGCCGAATTGACCGAAGCGTCCTAGGGGATCGGGAACTTGAGGTTGAGACGATTGAATCGGAGTTACAGTCACGGTTGTGGGAGAGGGCGGTAAGGGTTATTCGAGTTTTTTATTATACCGAAGCTGTGGCGAGAATCGTTAGCCTTAAGACGATACTTCAAAATTAACAGGGCGCTATCGAGTCCTTCGTGAAGATTGGCGAGGGTTGGAGAGTTTGTATCTGCCCTCGAAAAGGTTATATATCCAAGCGCACTTTTTGCCTTTCCCCCATCCAGATAAAATCTGGCTGTAAGTTCGTTCGCAATAGCTTCTAATGAGCGAATAGGCGGCTTGTTGAATGCGATCGTGGAGAAATTGATAGGAGACGGCAAGTTCGGGTTGCTCTGTTTCTAATTCTCGAGCTTGATAAAATTTGTAGATTTCGGAGATGGGAACGATTAATCCTTCTTGTAAGGCTTTCCAGAGTGCGGTAGCCGTTTCCGTAGCCGTGCGATCGCACACCATTGCTTAGGGTGCGTCTGTTCGTAACGGGTGAGGTTGAGCATTGCGAGCGTATGAAACGAGGACTCAATCCTAATAATAATTATTCTTTTCTAGAGGCGAAACGCATTATCCCTGTTAAGGACGATAGCCATCAATGAGAACCGATGCGATTGCAGCGGTATCTTTACGATAGTCTTGCGTTTCGTAAGCACTTCCCGATTGAGAGGAAGCGTAAGTTCCGGCAAAGTTCCCTGGAGTCCCGTTGGTGCGAAAACTGATATTGGTTGCTGGGAAATTTGCGAAGCGGACGTATTCTCTCGATTCGTTGTCGGTGTTGTAACTGAGGGTTGCTTTGCCGTAAACTTTCTCTGCTAGCGAGATCGCGCTTCCCGCTCCGATGCCTTCGGCGGTACGATACTTTGAATTGTCTGTCATTAGCAGTGGAATTGGATCGGCATCTGTTAGCGGTTCGGAACTTAAATGCAGGATATAGTATTGCACTTCTCCTTTTTGGCGCACGGGAATGGCGTTGATATCGACCATGAAGGGTTCGTCTTCGCCAAATTCAGCTTTACCGGCGAGTTTTTGTTTGAGTTCGCTTAGTTTCATGCCCAAGCGAGCTTCGCCAATGCCTTGAGGGGAAATTAGATATTCTTTTGCGATCGCTGGAGTTGGAGGAGTTTCTCTCGGCGAGGGACTTGATGCGATCGCTGGCGAAGTGGAAGCCCCATTTTCAGAGGTTGGAGGCGTTACTGACGCGCAACTGACTAAAACAATGGAAAGGAGGAGGGAAGAGGATAGTTTAAACATTGTTCTACGGTTTGAAGGAAATTGCTTCCTCGATCTTACTCCATTCCTATTTGTTACTTTACTTCATAAAAATCGCGGTTTTTTTTAAAATTTTTCTTGTTTTTCTTTCAGTTTTGGGGTATATTTTAGATAATGGAAATATTAACTTTTTCAAAATTTTGGCACAGATTTCCATTATCCAATAAATATATCCTAATTCACCAGAAAAAGCAAGCCCCATTTTTCAAAAAAAATCCCCATTCTTCGCCTCAGTTAACTAACCTTTTTAACCGTTATATAAGACTTACCCATGCCTTGCGGCTAATCCTCAGCACTATTGGAAGTTCTAGTTTTTAGCAAACGAATCGTACTTCAGTCTTAAAGCTTAATAACATCACGATTCCTTATTCATCATCCATTATCGAATGGCACTGACTTAAAGCTGGTGGGCGCTGCCCACCCTACGAAATATCTAACCTTATACCAATTTAAGATTGCGTTGCCTAGAAGAAACTCTCCTAAATTCTCAGGATAACGGTGTGTTACGCTTCGCGCTCCACACCCTACTTTTCATTCTATGCAGCTTCACATCAATCTGGTATTACTATTCATTATTCATCATTCATCATCAATTATCCATTGTCTCAATCACGCCTTCGGCCTCATGAACCAACCCTCGTAACTGCTCCAATAGCGCTGGGGAAGCAGAAGACCATAACTTGCGCTGATGGGCTTCTATAAGTCGTTCTGCCATATCCCGCAACGCCCAAGGATTCTTTTGTTGAATAAAATTTTGTACCTCCGGATCGAATAAATACGCCTTAGCAACGCCCTCATACATAAAATCCTCAACGCAGCGCGCCGTTGCATCGTAAGCAAATAAATAATCCACCGTTGCCGCCATTTCAAACGCTCCTTTATAACCGTGACGCATCACTCCTGCAATCCACTTTGGGTTAACGACGCGAGAACGATAAACGCGAGCAACTTCTTCTTTTAAATGGCGAACGCGGGGATGAGTGGGAATGGAATTATCGCCGAAGTACGTCGTCGGATTTTTCCCAGTCAGCGATCGCACCGCAGCGGTCAATCCGCCTTGGAATTGATAGTAATCGTCGGAATCGAGGAGGTCGTGTTCGCGATTATCTTGGTTGTGGAGGACAATTTGGAGTTGTTGCAAGCGTCTCGAAAAAGATTCGGGAGCGGCGGTACTTTTAATTCTTCCCGTACTGGCAGAAGCCGTATAAGCATAACTGCTCCAGTTGAGATAAGCACGAGCTAAATCTTCATCCGTTTCCCAATTTTGCGCTTCGATTAAGCCCTGCAATCCCGCACCATAAGCACCGGGTTTCGAGCCAAAGATTCGATATAAAGCGCGTTTTTCGGCTTCTCGAGTTTCTAACCCCTTCTCAAGCCAGAATTCCTTATCCTGCTTGACTTTGGCGGCAAGGGGATTTTGCTCTGGCGGCTCGTTTAAACTTGACACGGCGGCGATCGCGTCGTACACTAATTTAATTAAATTGGGGAAACTATCTCTAAAAAAGCCCGAAACCCGCAACGTCACATCGACTCGAGGCCGCCCCAACGCAGACAGCGTAAGGATTTCAAAGTCTACCACCCGCCGCGATAAACCATCCCAAATCGGCTTCGTACCGAGCAAAGCAAGCACTTGCGCGACATCATCTCCCCCCGTTCTCATCGTCGAGGTTCCCCAGACAGAGAGGGCGAGGGTTTGGGGGTATTCGCCGTTCTCTTGGGCGTAGCGTTCGATCGCGGCTTCGGCGGCTTTTCTACCCGTATCCCAAGCCGTTTCGGTAGGAATAGCGCGGATATCGACGGAGTAGAAGTTGCGCCCGGTGGGGAGAACTTCTGCTCGTCCCCGCGTCGGCGCTCCCGATGGCCCACTGGGGATATATTGCCCTTCGAGTCCGCGTAGCAAGTTGGTTATTTCTTGGGGCGTTTGTTGCAGGGCCGGGAGGAGAGTCGTTTGAATCCAGGTGAGTTCTTTGTGGGAGAGGGGGAGAAGAGATAATGGAGAATGGATAATGGATAATGGAGAATTTTCGGAAAGAAGAAGAGTTTCAACGAGGTAAGCGGCGATTTGCTCGATGATTTCGACGACATCGCCCCAAGTTCTCGGTTTATGCTCGTTTTTAGCGCAGAACGATTGGAAAAATTCTGCTGGTGTTGAGGGCTGGGATAGTTGGTGAAACCTCTCGACTGCAAGAAATTCTGGAAGAACGGCGCTATGGCTATAATTTGCAGTTAATGGGTCAAAATCGAGATTAAAATCGGCAGCCAGCGCCCGCGTTAGTCCCAAACGATTTTGTCCGGGATGGCGCGCGATCGCGACAATTAAATCTCGCAATTGCCGCCCTTCTGGACAAACGCCAAATATATGTAGCCCGTCGCGAATTTGGGCTTCTTTCAATTCGCAAAGATAGCCGTCGGCAACGCTTAAAAAGCGAGTCAGGGTATCGCCTTCAAGATTATCGGCTCCCAAATCGCGATCGATATTTTCCTGGCGCGCCAGTTTGATAATGCGATCGCCAATTAATTTTAACCGCGACGGATCCAGCGTTTGCGCCTCATAATACTCATCGATTAACCCCTCCAACTTTTGCAAAGAACCATATAACTCTGCCCGCGTTAACGGCGGCGTTAAATGATCTAAAATTACCGCAGCAGCACGACGCTTCGCTTGCGAACCTTCCCCCGGATCGTTGACAATAAAAGGGTAAAAGTGAGGAATTGCACCCAACGCCACTTCCGGGAAGCAATTTTCCGACAGCGCAATACTTTTTCCCGGCAACCATTCTAAATTACCGTGTTTTCCCACATGAACGATCGCCTGGGCGTGAAACTGCGATCGCAACCAATGATAAAACGCTAAATAATCCGGTGTCGGTTCCAAGTCCGGTGCGTGGTAATTTAAAGATGGATCGCGATCGTAACCGCGTGACGGTTGAATTCCGACGAAAATATTGCCCAATTGAATTCCCGCGATCGCAAAATTCTCCCCCTCCTTTAACTGCCCCCAACGTTCCTCAATACGTTGACGAACAGTTACGGGTAACACCCTAAAATACTCCCCAAATTCTTCCCCCCTTAATTCCTGCCAAACTGGACGCAATTCTTGCCCCTCCAAATCATTCGTTCGTCCGGCAGTCAGCCAAGCAATCAATTCATCGCCTGTCGCCGGAACGCGATCGATTGTATATCCGGCTGCTTGCATTTCCTGAAGAATTTGCACGCAACTTTCCGGCGTATCCAAGCCTACCCCATTCGCCAAACGAGCATCTTTATTCGGATAATTAGCAAGGATAAGCGCAACCTTGCGATCGCGAACCGAAGTTTGTTTTAACTGTACCCAACTCGCCGCAAGTTCGGCAACAAAATTTACGCGATCGCTTCTCGGCTGATACGTTACAACCTCCGTCTCTAACGCTGCATTCCAAACTTGAACTGACTTAAAAGAAATCGCTCGCGTAATGACTCGTCCATCTACTTCCGGCAGCGCCACATTCATCGCCATATCCCTCGGACTTAACCCCTGAAAACTCTCTGCCCACTGTTCCTCCGTTCCGCCACTTAAAATTACTTGCAGCACCGGAATATTTATCTGCTGCCAAAGTTGCGGCTGTTCTTCAGTA includes these proteins:
- the trpB gene encoding tryptophan synthase subunit beta, giving the protein MTVTPIQSSQPQVPDPLGRFGQFGGKYVPETLMPALSELEAAYEKYRRDRDFQDELQGLLRDYVGRPSPLYFAERLSVQYAKPDGSGPQIYLKREDLNHTGAHKINNALAQILLAKRMGKQRIIAETGAGQHGVATATVCARFGMECVIYMGIQDMARQALNVFRMRLLGATVQPVEAGTGTLKDATSEAIRDWVTNVGTTHYILGSVAGPHPYPMMVRDFHAVIGTETRQQCQEKWQGLPDILVACVGGGSNAMGLFYEFINEPSVRLIGVEAAGEGTDTDKHAATLTKGSPGVLHGAMSYLLQDNEGQVIEAHSISAGLDYPGVGPEHSYLMETKRAEYYSVTDTEAIAAFQRVAQLEGIIPALETAHAFAYLEFLCPQLTGSPRIVINCSGRGDKDVNAVEKYLKKK
- the cobN gene encoding cobaltochelatase subunit CobN is translated as MHRIAATPGGWNPNAEGVIFIEQTAAPIVFLTAADTDIQTLAAAISHLPEGFPAIRCANLLQLQQQLSIDTYAETVLSKAKVIILRLLGGRSYWSYGLEVVKEVAAETGAALLILPGDDRADPTLMSHSTLALAKCDRVWQYLVEGGVENYTAMLQFVTDLCLNTSYNPPSPQEVPRIGFYRYARSERQDAPDRGKVGLLFYRAHYLAGNITPIEGLCQALIEQNLEPIPVFVSSLRDREIQRELSSYLNGIELLLNTTSFSLLQIDTEEQPQLWQQINIPVLQVILSGGTEEQWAESFQGLSPRDMAMNVALPEVDGRVITRAISFKSVQVWNAALETEVVTYQPRSDRVNFVAELAASWVQLKQTSVRDRKVALILANYPNKDARLANGVGLDTPESCVQILQEMQAAGYTIDRVPATGDELIAWLTAGRTNDLEGQELRPVWQELRGEEFGEYFRVLPVTVRQRIEERWGQLKEGENFAIAGIQLGNIFVGIQPSRGYDRDPSLNYHAPDLEPTPDYLAFYHWLRSQFHAQAIVHVGKHGNLEWLPGKSIALSENCFPEVALGAIPHFYPFIVNDPGEGSQAKRRAAAVILDHLTPPLTRAELYGSLQKLEGLIDEYYEAQTLDPSRLKLIGDRIIKLARQENIDRDLGADNLEGDTLTRFLSVADGYLCELKEAQIRDGLHIFGVCPEGRQLRDLIVAIARHPGQNRLGLTRALAADFNLDFDPLTANYSHSAVLPEFLAVERFHQLSQPSTPAEFFQSFCAKNEHKPRTWGDVVEIIEQIAAYLVETLLLSENSPLSIIHSPLSLLPLSHKELTWIQTTLLPALQQTPQEITNLLRGLEGQYIPSGPSGAPTRGRAEVLPTGRNFYSVDIRAIPTETAWDTGRKAAEAAIERYAQENGEYPQTLALSVWGTSTMRTGGDDVAQVLALLGTKPIWDGLSRRVVDFEILTLSALGRPRVDVTLRVSGFFRDSFPNLIKLVYDAIAAVSSLNEPPEQNPLAAKVKQDKEFWLEKGLETREAEKRALYRIFGSKPGAYGAGLQGLIEAQNWETDEDLARAYLNWSSYAYTASASTGRIKSTAAPESFSRRLQQLQIVLHNQDNREHDLLDSDDYYQFQGGLTAAVRSLTGKNPTTYFGDNSIPTHPRVRHLKEEVARVYRSRVVNPKWIAGVMRHGYKGAFEMAATVDYLFAYDATARCVEDFMYEGVAKAYLFDPEVQNFIQQKNPWALRDMAERLIEAHQRKLWSSASPALLEQLRGLVHEAEGVIETMDN